In Lolium rigidum isolate FL_2022 chromosome 3, APGP_CSIRO_Lrig_0.1, whole genome shotgun sequence, the genomic window TTAGTTGAGTACTCACACAGTGATAAAAAGGTCCCGCAGAGAAGGACAGAAGGTACAAAGAATAAAAGAGAACTGACGAGAAACGATACAAAATATAGAGAGGGAAAGGAAGATgtacgcaaaaaaaaaaacaaaaaaaaaaactaagacatTAGCCaagcactggctcttgcaaataAACATTGCATTATATAAAGTAACATCTCCTGACAACAGTTCCAATTCAGAAAATGAGGTTTATAGATGGAATACCATGGAGAGCAGGCCAGGCCCAGTATGCTTAGCAATgaaattttcatcatcaaatctgGTACCATAGATTGACATGCATCCAGTGCCATCACCCTGCAAGACATGAAGGAACTTTAGTTTataccaaaaaagaaaaaacctTCAGTTCTGAGCAAGGATTACACAAGAACAGTTGGTCACACAGAGCTAAACCACAACAGCCCATAGAGGCTGAAAGCAAGATGCACCAtttcattaaaaaaaatcaaTAGCTCAAGTTCAGCTACATCATTGTTACATAAATGTCAGAGTCTAAAACAGCAGTAGCTAGAAGATTATGTTACTAGTAACTTATTTTGGTGATGCCAAGAGCTATTAGTATCTCACAAACCTTGATGAAGTCACCTCCCTGAAGCATGAAATCTTTGATCACTCGATGAAACTGACACCCTTTATACCCCTGTGGCGTACCTGACTTCCTGCAATCAGCATGTTGAAACTAAGCATACAAGCATATAAAACTAGTAATGCAACCATCCATAATTGCAGACTTGCGGTCGCAGGTTATGTTTTGTTTAGCAACCTAAATGAAacaaacaacaaccaccacccagTAAGAAAAGGAACACTCAAACTATTTAATTTTCCCACCTATATCATGACTATCGAGATCGCCTAAGTAGTAGTGCAACAACATATTGAATTTAACATGCAATACAAAAGGAAAGTGCATTCCTCCCAAAGTTATGTGTCCAACCCACCCTTGTGGTCATTATTATACTAGACTATATACAAAATCAAAACGACACCCTTTCAGTGCCCCGACAATTCGACATCAAGTGAAGAGAACATGAGACCACTATGGCACCACCAGACTAGAAGCACGGAGCAAGCATATGGCAAGATATTCAAGTGGCAATGCTCCAGAAAGTATTTGCACTCTGCAAgctaataaaaataataaaagctaCACATGCCATATAGTAACACAAAACTAAGCACTAGTACATCTTACACAAGAGGAAGCTAAATGTTTCAAGTGAGAAGGGAATTCAGAGTTGCAGAAGTAGCCTCAGTCATAAATAAGCTTATTAGTAGGCCATAACACCAACCAATCGCCAGGAATCCCCACCTGTGCTCGCCAGTGCACAACTGCCTGCGACCAACAAAAGAAACCAAGTACAGATCCGTCAGAAACGATTAAGCGGAACCTAGGGTTTAATTAAGTGCAGTGCAGCGAGGGTAGTACCTGAAGTTCTCGGCGGTCTTGGGGACGATGTCGGCGAAGAGCTCCATCTTGATGCGGCCGGCCGGGATGGACCCGATGGTGACGTCGAAGAACACCACCGGGTTCTTGGGGTTCGGCGGCCGCTGGTGCCACTCCACCGACGACGCCGTCGCGGACGGCGGCGTAGGCCCCGCGGAGATGGCCGACGCCATGCCGCTCGTGGGACTGCGGGGCGGAAGCTTCCCGAGGTTCGGGTCGAGGGAGGCCGGCGGCGCGCAGTCGAGACGCGAGGAAGACGGAGGTGAGCTCCCTAATGTGCGCCAAGATTCGTGCCACAAGGTTCGAGACCCTCCGCCTCGTATCCGTTACACTGCCATGTGGGCCACCAGCGAGCTTGGGGCCCGCACGTCAGTGTTATCCGGTCCCAATACAAGTCGGTAACCTATACTATATATATCATCGTGATAAATAAATTTGACAGGTGGAAGCAGAAAATCCCCAAATCGATTCGATTAGTCGAAACACCGGAACCAAACCCTAGGcgatctcggcggcggcggcggcgatggcggcggcgagccTGCGGAAGGGGAACGCGCGGCTGCCCCCGGAGGTGAACCGGGCCATCTTCGTGCGGAACCTGCCGTTCAACATCTCGAGCGAGGAGATGTACGACATCTTCGGCAAGTACGGCGCCATCCGGCAGATCCGGCTGGGCAACGGCAAGGACACGCGAGGCACCGCCTACGTCGTCTACGAGGACATCtacgacgccaagaacgccgtggACCACCTCTCGGGCTTCAACGTCGCCAACCGATACCTCATCGTGCTCTACTCGCAGCCCAACAAGATGGGCAAGAAGATGGACatcaagaagaaggaggaggagatcaCAAAGCTCCAGGAGAAGTACGGaatcagctccaagtcgtccccgTGAGCGCAGGGCCTCTTGTGTAACTTTGAATCGAGGATTAATCGGTCGTCGTGTAGCTTATGCTCTCCACAGTATTATGTTGTCTTTCTGGTATTTGCGTATTCATGATGATAAACATGACACATCAAGTGGGGTTGTTGTCCTGTGTTTTGATGCTTAGTTGAATTTGGCACTTTAGTAGGTTGGTTGATGTATATGATGCCGGTATCTATGGTCAGTTAAATTGCAATATCTGCCTTGGAAATTCTGATTGCTCAGATTATGGTACCCTACATGGATATTAACTGAAATCTTTTTAGAGACCAATCTACTTAGGTCTATGTGAATTGCGATGTTGGTTTGATTCGTCTTGTGCTTATAAGGCTTCTGCATTTGCAGAGTTACTAATAATTTACTTGGGTGTATGTGGATTGCGATGTTTGATGTTCTGGTTACCTAGATGGGTGCTTATCAGGTTTGTGTGTTTGCTAAgtttgatgtgtatgattgtttccTGCTGATTGGACACATCTGGGCGCCCTCGGCAGAGGATAAACTCTAGAGACTCATCACATGTATTACCGTGTGCCAATTATTGTGAATTTCACTGTCAATGGCACTATTAGATGCCAAGGGTGATGGTATACTATTGATGCTTGCTATGGTTGGTCAGGGCTGGTTGTGCTAAGGAAGGTGTTTTATCTTTTTTTCATTGGTCATTGCTTCCTTAACTGGTGAAAGGAACCGAGGAAGTAGTTTCTAGAGTGATCTATAGGAGACAATGAACAATCATGAGTACTTGGGTTTTATTAGAATATAGTGCTTCATAAATCCCTCTGCTTGCTCTTTATCACGAATCCTATTTGTGTGGTCAGGAAAGTGAGTACTGTTCATGCAGTAGGACCTGTGTGTGTGGCTATCTAGGTGTCCTCATCCTATCCAGTCCATTAGTCAGACTTTGAAGTGCCAACTTAGTTTGTTTAGGTGGTCACCATGGATGATGGCTCAGCTGCAACCTCTCCTCCTCATGTACCTCTACTTGTATGGCCATTATATAACACTGCATAAAGAGAGAGACTAGCTAGCCAGGAAGCTACATAGGCAGGCGGTGTGCATCCTTGTGTCTGAGAATAAGGACGAGAGAAAATGCAGGACTGGGCCGGCGTGTTCATCCCACTGGTGTTGTTCATCCTGCTGTCGCCGGGCCTCCTCTTCCAGATTCCAGGCAAGTGCAGTGTCATCGAGTTTGGCAACTCTCACACCAGCGCGGTGTCCATCATCGTCCACGCCGTCATCTTCTTCTGCTTCGCAGCGGTCTTTCTCGTCGCCATCGGGGTGCACATCGACCTCGGCTCTTGATTGGTCCTCTGAATCCATTCTAGGCTTGGTATGTTGTTTCCTGTTTTCACCATCCATAGGTTTGGTATGCGGCTGTGCTAGAGTTCTCTGGAAGTTTAGGTGTTCTTCTGTTGCTTCCTGTGTCACTATGTCGCTGTGATCAAAGATGAAACTGGTCCTTTGCTTGTAGCTAGATTCGCTCACCTCTGGAAATAAAGTTTCATTTCTGTAACTTGTTCCATGTTTCAGATTGTTTGCATTTTGTTCTCTGAAATTGTTCTGATGTGGCTGCACTGACGAACCAAGTCGGATTGAAATGAAGGTCGACACAGAGTTTGTGGTTCCTTTTCTTTGATAGAGAGTTGGGTGTGGAGCCTCGGTAGTGAGGATGTGAGTGTTGCAGCCTTGCAGGAAAGGAAGAAAGAGACGAAGCAGAACCAAGTCCTGCTTTTGGGATTTTCTGAAAGTGATATGACCATTGTTCAGTACATTCATTCATCAGTCCGTAACTGAGCTTGGATTTGGTGGGCTGTATCTGTCTTGGCTAACTTAGTGTACTTGCTTGTAGCTAGTTGTGAGAAATGAGCAGGCAACATTAAGCTACTGACAgtaacatatactccctccgtcctcattTAATCGACGCGATGCTAGACTACTCACTTAAGGATTTCATACTAAGCTCGCGTTAATTAAATCCGACCAGAGGAAGTAATTTGCAAACATACACACATAGACCAGTTAAATGTTCAGTAAAAAAGTAGCAGGAAGCCAGGAACGTCACATCTTCAgcttggtgtagtacacaagcaaAGATGATCCGAAACACAGGTGATCTAGTCCATGGAGACCGACGCAACCTTGGAGTCTCAGAAGCTGTGATGGGCGTGTTCTGTTATCTAGGTCCACTTCAACACTTGAACTCGCCTGCTGCAGCTAGTGACAATTCcaagccggccggccggccctgGACGGCACGGCACGGCACAAACACCATTActatcgtcgtcatcgtcgttctATTTATAGAAGCATACTGCTGGGTGCACTGAAGAACTGCAAGAAGTGAGATCCATCCATGGGGTCGGGCGACTGGGGCCCGGTGCTGATCGCGGTGGCCTTGTTCGTGATTCTCACGCCGGGGCTGTTGTGCCAGATCCCTGGAAACAACGGCCGCGTCGCTGAGTTCAACAGCATGCAAACCAGCGCCGTCTCCATCGTCGTCCACACCGTCATCTTCTTCGGGTTCTGCGCTATCTTCATGATTGCAATCGGAGTCCACCTCTACGCCGGCTAGCATAGCATGAACCCTCTGTTCCTCATCTTCTTTCC contains:
- the LOC124704658 gene encoding peptidyl-prolyl cis-trans isomerase CYP22-like, which codes for MASAISAGPTPPSATASSVEWHQRPPNPKNPVVFFDVTIGSIPAGRIKMELFADIVPKTAENFRQLCTGEHRKSGTPQGYKGCQFHRVIKDFMLQGGDFIKGDGTGCMSIYGTRFDDENFIAKHTGPGLLSMANSGLNTNGSQFFLTCAKCEWLDNKHVVFGRVLGDGLLVLRKIENVATGPNNRPKLACVISECGEM
- the LOC124700993 gene encoding splicing factor 3B subunit 6-like protein — protein: MAAASLRKGNARLPPEVNRAIFVRNLPFNISSEEMYDIFGKYGAIRQIRLGNGKDTRGTAYVVYEDIYDAKNAVDHLSGFNVANRYLIVLYSQPNKMGKKMDIKKKEEEITKLQEKYGISSKSSP
- the LOC124700994 gene encoding uncharacterized protein LOC124700994, giving the protein MQDWAGVFIPLVLFILLSPGLLFQIPGKCSVIEFGNSHTSAVSIIVHAVIFFCFAAVFLVAIGVHIDLGS
- the LOC124700995 gene encoding uncharacterized protein LOC124700995 — translated: MGSGDWGPVLIAVALFVILTPGLLCQIPGNNGRVAEFNSMQTSAVSIVVHTVIFFGFCAIFMIAIGVHLYAG